The following coding sequences lie in one Brevibacterium marinum genomic window:
- the benA gene encoding benzoate 1,2-dioxygenase large subunit: MTDTLDFSADTRDLIANGVQERPEEGVRRVNRQIFTDEETFELEMKHIFEGNWIYLAHESQIPEIGDYFTTYIGRQPIVITRDKQGELNCLINACAHRGAMLCRRKTDNRTTLTCPFHGWTFRNSGELLKVKDGRNGGYPEQFNKEGSHDLTKVARFESYRGFLFGSLNPDVQPLEDHLGDTRTIIDSVVDQSPDGLEVLKGATTYTYEGNWKLQTENGADGYHVTSVHWNYAATTARRKSGESENETKAMDAGGWGKVAGGFYSFPYGHLLLWQEWTNPEDRSLWADRERLVEQYGETMANFMTNISRNLCLYPNVYLMDQFSSQIRHIRPIAADLTEVTTFCIAPKGESQEARANRIRQYEDFFNATGMATPDDLEEFRSAHKTYRASASPWNDMSRGQEHQIDGPDEQAKELGINPIASGAKTEDEGLYPVQHEYWQSVMMDALAAEDERAGARR, translated from the coding sequence ATGACCGATACGCTCGATTTCAGCGCCGACACTCGAGATCTCATCGCGAACGGAGTCCAGGAGCGGCCCGAAGAGGGCGTCCGCCGCGTCAATCGGCAGATCTTCACGGACGAAGAGACCTTCGAACTCGAGATGAAGCACATCTTCGAGGGCAACTGGATCTATCTCGCCCACGAATCGCAGATCCCCGAGATCGGCGACTACTTCACGACCTACATCGGTCGCCAGCCCATCGTCATCACCCGCGACAAGCAGGGCGAGCTCAACTGCCTCATCAACGCCTGCGCCCACCGCGGTGCGATGCTCTGCCGCCGCAAGACCGACAACCGCACCACCCTGACGTGTCCCTTCCACGGCTGGACCTTCCGCAACTCCGGCGAACTGCTCAAGGTCAAGGACGGGCGCAACGGCGGCTACCCGGAGCAGTTCAACAAAGAGGGCTCCCACGACCTGACCAAGGTCGCACGATTCGAAAGCTACCGCGGGTTCCTCTTCGGTTCGCTCAACCCCGACGTGCAGCCTCTCGAGGACCACCTCGGCGACACGCGAACCATCATCGACTCCGTCGTCGACCAGTCCCCGGACGGTCTCGAGGTCCTCAAGGGCGCGACGACCTACACCTATGAGGGCAACTGGAAGCTCCAGACGGAGAACGGCGCCGATGGCTACCACGTGACCTCCGTCCACTGGAACTACGCGGCCACCACCGCACGCCGCAAATCCGGTGAGTCGGAGAACGAGACCAAGGCCATGGACGCCGGCGGCTGGGGCAAGGTCGCAGGGGGCTTCTACTCCTTCCCCTACGGTCACCTGCTGCTGTGGCAGGAATGGACCAACCCCGAGGACCGGTCCCTGTGGGCCGACCGCGAACGCCTCGTCGAGCAGTACGGCGAGACCATGGCGAACTTCATGACCAACATCTCGCGCAACCTCTGCCTCTACCCCAACGTCTACCTCATGGACCAGTTCAGCTCGCAGATCCGGCACATCCGACCGATCGCCGCCGACCTCACCGAGGTCACGACCTTCTGCATCGCTCCCAAGGGCGAGTCCCAGGAGGCTCGGGCCAACCGCATCCGCCAGTACGAGGACTTCTTCAACGCCACCGGAATGGCGACCCCGGACGATCTCGAGGAGTTCCGCTCCGCACACAAGACCTACCGTGCCTCGGCGTCGCCCTGGAACGACATGTCCCGCGGTCAGGAGCACCAGATCGACGGCCCCGACGAACAGGCGAAGGAACTGGGCATCAACCCGATCGCCTCGGGGGCGAAGACCGAGGACGAGGGGCTCTACCCCGTCCAGCACGAGTACTGGCAGTCGGTGATGATGGATGCCCTCGCCGCCGAGGACGAGCGCGCCGGTGCACGTCGGTGA
- a CDS encoding benzoate/H(+) symporter BenE family transporter yields MREDPKTASATAATSSGPSGANTSDGTASAHKEPLIERPGTRLPRLREIRRDLGLQYCLNAVVGLIFGITGPIAVTMAVGLAGGLSDAQLSSWVFGIFLSAGLATLVMSLVYRRPLGFAWSIPGTVLLGPSLQHLSFGEVVGAFFVAGVLTLGLGMSGLVRRAMAAIPPPIVMAMVAALFLRFGIDIVDAGRSTPAIVIPMIVTFIALTALPGAARFMPPVLGALLVGFIAVVALDQLDLTSGGPVLASPVFTPPEFTWAAQLELVVPLTLTVLVVQNGQGEAVLRSAGHATPVNASAVTSGIMSVLNACFGAVSACLTGPTNALLTSSGDPNRQYSAAVFYSFLCFIAALFSPLVTRFMLGTPEAYILALGGMAMLGALRQAFVSAFSSKYTFGALVTFVVTIAEFDLFNIHAAFWGILIGCIASRFLEPGDYSADRFSA; encoded by the coding sequence ATGCGCGAAGACCCGAAGACCGCCTCGGCGACGGCAGCGACCTCCTCCGGACCATCCGGAGCGAACACCTCCGACGGCACCGCCTCGGCGCACAAGGAGCCCCTGATCGAGCGTCCGGGCACACGGCTGCCGCGTCTGCGCGAGATCCGTCGGGACCTCGGACTCCAGTACTGTCTCAACGCGGTCGTGGGGCTCATCTTCGGCATCACCGGACCCATCGCCGTGACCATGGCCGTGGGGTTGGCCGGCGGACTCAGCGATGCGCAGCTGTCGTCCTGGGTCTTCGGGATCTTCCTCTCGGCCGGCCTGGCGACCCTCGTGATGTCTCTGGTCTACCGACGGCCGCTGGGGTTCGCCTGGTCGATACCCGGCACCGTCCTCCTCGGGCCCTCACTGCAGCACCTGAGCTTCGGCGAGGTCGTCGGGGCGTTCTTCGTCGCGGGCGTGCTGACCCTGGGCCTGGGCATGAGCGGGCTGGTCAGGCGCGCCATGGCCGCGATCCCTCCCCCGATCGTCATGGCCATGGTGGCCGCGCTCTTCCTGCGCTTCGGCATCGACATCGTCGACGCGGGACGCTCGACTCCTGCGATCGTCATCCCGATGATCGTCACCTTCATCGCGCTCACCGCGCTGCCCGGGGCGGCCCGGTTCATGCCGCCGGTCCTCGGTGCGCTGCTGGTCGGGTTCATCGCCGTCGTCGCCCTGGACCAGCTGGATCTCACGTCCGGCGGTCCGGTCCTCGCCAGCCCCGTGTTCACTCCGCCCGAGTTCACCTGGGCGGCGCAGCTCGAACTCGTGGTCCCGCTGACACTGACGGTGCTCGTCGTCCAGAACGGTCAGGGCGAAGCCGTGCTGCGCAGCGCCGGACACGCCACCCCGGTCAACGCCTCGGCCGTGACCTCCGGAATCATGTCGGTGCTCAACGCCTGCTTCGGGGCCGTCTCAGCGTGCCTGACGGGACCGACGAATGCCCTGCTCACCTCGTCCGGGGATCCCAACCGCCAGTACTCCGCGGCCGTCTTCTATTCGTTCCTGTGCTTCATCGCCGCACTGTTCTCACCGCTGGTCACCCGGTTCATGCTCGGCACCCCCGAGGCCTACATCCTGGCTCTGGGCGGAATGGCGATGCTCGGGGCCCTGCGGCAGGCTTTCGTCTCCGCATTCTCCTCCAAGTACACCTTCGGCGCCCTGGTCACCTTCGTCGTCACGATCGCCGAGTTCGACCTATTCAACATCCACGCGGCGTTCTGGGGAATCCTCATCGGCTGCATCGCCTCCCGATTCCTCGAGCCCGGCGACTACAGTGCGGACCGGTTCAGCGCCTGA
- a CDS encoding LysR substrate-binding domain-containing protein gives MEGTAMVEPSLRRLQYFIALAEHGKFQSAADAMHISQPALSAELRRLEEFVGRPLFRRSPSTRLTPAGHALLPQARAAVGAAGRFNDIAAEVASGAPRTVSVGTVATFLHRGLPEAITDFTADRPDMLVTTREATSADQFELLLGHEIDVACGHMPVQHPDVVCTPAARESFWLCLPSELRGLSLAEAAERPFVIFRRSASPVYHDTVVGLCRSHGFEPRIRHQTTSWAAAVEMVAHGLGIALVPTPIARSSRGDERLAFDRIDSGPNAPQAWVTTRGEDQSGPIGDLSMAIVVASEASAGGSEVSAE, from the coding sequence GTGGAGGGCACCGCAATGGTCGAACCGAGCCTGAGACGCCTGCAGTACTTCATCGCCCTGGCGGAGCACGGGAAATTCCAGTCCGCGGCCGATGCCATGCACATCTCCCAACCCGCATTGAGCGCGGAGCTGAGACGTCTCGAGGAGTTCGTGGGCAGGCCGCTGTTCCGTCGCAGCCCGTCGACCAGGCTGACCCCGGCCGGCCACGCACTGCTCCCCCAGGCCAGAGCGGCAGTCGGTGCGGCCGGTCGCTTCAACGACATCGCCGCCGAGGTGGCCTCCGGGGCACCGAGGACGGTCTCCGTGGGAACGGTCGCCACGTTCCTCCATCGTGGTCTGCCCGAAGCCATCACCGACTTCACCGCCGACCGACCTGACATGCTCGTGACCACCCGGGAGGCCACCTCGGCGGATCAGTTCGAGCTGCTGCTGGGCCACGAGATCGACGTCGCCTGCGGGCACATGCCGGTCCAGCACCCCGACGTCGTCTGCACACCGGCGGCGCGGGAGAGCTTCTGGCTGTGCCTGCCGTCGGAGCTCCGCGGCCTGTCCCTCGCCGAGGCGGCCGAGCGACCGTTCGTCATCTTCCGCAGGAGCGCGTCCCCGGTCTACCACGACACCGTCGTCGGTCTCTGCCGGTCACATGGATTCGAACCGCGGATCCGTCACCAGACCACCAGCTGGGCGGCCGCGGTGGAGATGGTCGCGCACGGGCTCGGCATCGCCCTTGTGCCCACGCCCATCGCCCGCAGCTCCCGGGGAGACGAGCGCCTGGCATTCGATCGGATCGACTCGGGCCCCAACGCCCCACAGGCGTGGGTGACGACTCGCGGCGAGGACCAGTCGGGCCCCATCGGCGACCTGAGCATGGCGATCGTCGTCGCCTCCGAGGCATCGGCAGGGGGATCCGAGGTCTCGGCGGAGTGA
- a CDS encoding MFS transporter: protein MSDSVNTAKRARKAGIASYVGTTIEWYDFYIYGAASALVFGHAFFPESLPAGIGTLLSFVTMWAGFIARPLGGIIFGHFGDKYGRKKTLVVTLVLMGAASFLVGLLPGYATIGVAAPILLTCLRVLQGIAVGGEWGGSVLIASESAPKGKSILYSAFAQQGSPTGNLLATGAFFVLAMMPTPDFILYGWRIAFLASILLIVIGLVIRLKLEEPENMQKARRKDAVVKVPVIEAFKKHWALILLGAGALPLVQVTYLKTTFATAWATDESHDWAYGTSSFLGIVAIALVVQFIVQPFGAVILSRVRDMRKAIFWIVVPEFALMPLMFFAIQTGNVWIAVLGMAAATVPHSMFYAGIGGILARAFPTNVRYTGISLSYQLCSMTVAGGTPAIAQWMYTSTDTIMPVAILGASYAVVSLVCTLALLQKTGWVASEESNAEKAEKIELAEATAEFDREDAPRP, encoded by the coding sequence ATGTCAGACTCGGTCAACACCGCCAAACGCGCCCGCAAAGCAGGTATCGCGTCCTACGTCGGGACCACCATCGAGTGGTACGACTTCTATATCTACGGCGCAGCCTCAGCCCTCGTCTTCGGCCACGCCTTCTTCCCGGAGAGCCTGCCCGCCGGCATCGGCACGCTGCTCTCCTTCGTCACGATGTGGGCGGGCTTCATCGCTCGTCCGCTCGGTGGAATCATCTTCGGACACTTCGGTGACAAGTACGGTCGCAAGAAGACGCTCGTGGTCACCCTGGTGCTCATGGGCGCCGCTTCGTTCCTCGTCGGCCTGCTGCCCGGGTATGCGACGATCGGAGTTGCCGCCCCCATTCTGCTGACCTGCCTGAGGGTCCTGCAGGGCATCGCCGTCGGCGGCGAATGGGGCGGATCAGTGCTCATCGCCAGTGAGAGCGCTCCGAAGGGCAAGAGCATCCTGTATTCGGCCTTCGCCCAGCAGGGATCACCGACAGGCAACCTCCTTGCCACCGGCGCCTTCTTCGTCCTCGCGATGATGCCCACACCGGACTTCATCCTCTACGGCTGGAGGATCGCCTTCCTCGCCTCAATCCTGCTCATCGTCATCGGTCTCGTCATCAGGCTCAAACTCGAAGAGCCGGAGAACATGCAGAAGGCCCGCCGGAAAGATGCCGTGGTCAAGGTGCCCGTGATCGAGGCGTTCAAGAAGCACTGGGCGCTCATCCTCCTCGGGGCCGGTGCACTGCCACTCGTCCAGGTCACCTACCTCAAGACCACCTTCGCCACGGCGTGGGCCACGGACGAATCCCACGACTGGGCCTACGGGACGTCGAGCTTCCTCGGCATCGTCGCCATCGCCCTCGTCGTGCAGTTCATCGTGCAGCCCTTCGGCGCTGTCATCCTCAGCCGGGTCAGAGACATGCGCAAGGCGATCTTCTGGATCGTGGTTCCGGAATTCGCCCTCATGCCGTTGATGTTCTTCGCCATCCAAACCGGCAATGTCTGGATCGCCGTCCTCGGCATGGCGGCGGCCACCGTTCCGCATTCGATGTTCTATGCAGGCATCGGCGGCATCCTCGCCCGTGCCTTCCCCACGAATGTGCGCTACACGGGAATCTCACTGTCCTACCAACTGTGCTCGATGACCGTGGCCGGAGGCACACCTGCCATCGCCCAATGGATGTACACCAGCACGGACACGATCATGCCGGTCGCGATCCTCGGCGCGTCGTACGCTGTGGTCTCGCTCGTGTGCACCCTCGCCCTCCTGCAGAAGACGGGCTGGGTGGCATCCGAGGAATCGAACGCCGAGAAGGCGGAGAAGATCGAACTCGCCGAGGCGACGGCCGAGTTCGATCGCGAAGACGCACCCCGACCCTGA
- a CDS encoding CoA-transferase subunit beta, which translates to MTTATDFTETELIVCAAAKMLATSNTVFAGIGLPTLAVDLAHRTLNPGIQLIYESGVSGAHPESMAEGIADSVVVSGAEAVSNMHSLFGYVLQGGNVDVGFLGAAQIDRFGSLNTTVIGDWDQPNVRLPGSGGAADIMANAGEVFVILRRHDPAALAGEIDFVTSASPARAAEQSDFIQPRGFGVSTVITPLGILERHDRLGELELTHVHPGVTSEQVQEATGWDLAVSGDLATTGQPTAEEVRLLRDEIDTVRLYLR; encoded by the coding sequence ATGACTACGGCCACAGACTTCACCGAAACCGAGCTCATCGTCTGCGCTGCAGCCAAGATGCTCGCCACCAGCAACACCGTCTTCGCCGGCATCGGCCTGCCGACGCTGGCCGTCGACCTCGCCCACCGCACCCTCAACCCCGGAATCCAGCTCATCTACGAGTCCGGAGTCTCCGGTGCCCACCCCGAATCCATGGCCGAGGGCATCGCCGACTCCGTCGTCGTCTCCGGCGCCGAGGCGGTGTCGAACATGCATTCCCTCTTCGGCTATGTGCTCCAGGGCGGCAACGTCGACGTCGGGTTCCTCGGCGCGGCACAGATCGACCGCTTCGGGTCCCTCAACACCACCGTCATCGGCGACTGGGATCAGCCGAACGTGCGCCTGCCCGGTTCGGGCGGTGCCGCCGACATCATGGCCAACGCCGGAGAGGTCTTCGTCATCCTCCGCCGCCACGACCCGGCGGCGCTGGCCGGTGAGATCGACTTCGTCACCTCGGCCTCGCCCGCACGGGCCGCCGAGCAGTCGGACTTCATCCAGCCGCGCGGCTTCGGGGTCAGCACCGTCATCACCCCGTTGGGGATCCTCGAACGCCACGACCGCCTCGGCGAGCTCGAACTCACCCACGTCCACCCCGGCGTCACGAGCGAGCAGGTGCAGGAGGCCACGGGATGGGACCTCGCCGTCTCCGGTGATCTTGCGACCACCGGGCAGCCCACCGCCGAGGAGGTCCGACTTCTCCGTGACGAGATCGACACCGTCCGGCTCTACCTGCGCTGA
- a CDS encoding CoA transferase subunit A → MNIDTVVSLPHAIAELVNDDDTIALEGFSHLIPFAAGHEIIRQSITGLTFCRMTPDLLSDMMIAAGCVDRLVCSFFASGSAGSLYEIRRRIESHDPAPLPVEEYSHHAMTLRYHAGAARLPFAPISSFVGSDIPGINPDIRSVLDPYTGKRVHVVPPLNPDVTIIHAQRADRRGNVQIWGITGAQQEAVYAADRVIVTVEEIVDDEVVRADPNRTLIPAHAVDAICHIPTGAHPSYVQGAYDRDNAFYREWTPISKDPEALRAWIDTHIRSTRDHAEYLEAIGGTRIAALRMAPRPSGSVDYGTRPSNDDVLTERSPR, encoded by the coding sequence ATGAACATCGACACGGTCGTCAGTCTGCCCCATGCGATCGCGGAGCTCGTCAACGACGACGATACGATCGCCCTGGAGGGCTTCTCCCATCTCATTCCCTTCGCCGCCGGCCACGAGATCATCCGCCAGTCGATCACCGGGCTCACCTTCTGCCGGATGACGCCCGACCTGCTCAGCGACATGATGATCGCCGCCGGATGTGTGGACCGCCTCGTCTGCTCCTTCTTCGCCTCGGGGTCGGCCGGCAGCCTCTACGAGATCCGCCGACGCATCGAATCCCATGATCCCGCACCTCTCCCTGTCGAGGAGTACTCCCACCATGCGATGACTCTGCGCTACCACGCGGGAGCGGCCCGGCTGCCGTTCGCGCCGATCAGCTCGTTCGTCGGATCCGACATCCCCGGCATCAACCCGGACATCCGCTCGGTGCTCGACCCGTACACGGGCAAGAGGGTCCACGTGGTGCCCCCGCTCAACCCCGACGTCACCATCATCCACGCCCAGCGCGCGGACCGACGCGGCAATGTCCAGATCTGGGGCATCACCGGAGCGCAGCAGGAAGCCGTCTACGCCGCTGACAGAGTCATCGTCACGGTCGAGGAGATCGTGGACGACGAGGTGGTGCGGGCGGACCCGAATCGCACCCTCATCCCGGCCCACGCCGTCGACGCGATCTGTCACATCCCGACCGGTGCCCACCCCTCCTACGTGCAGGGCGCCTATGACCGCGACAACGCCTTCTACCGCGAATGGACGCCGATCTCGAAGGACCCCGAAGCACTGCGGGCCTGGATCGACACCCATATCCGCTCGACTCGCGACCACGCCGAGTACCTCGAAGCCATCGGCGGCACCCGCATCGCCGCCCTGCGGATGGCGCCCAGACCCTCGGGCAGCGTCGACTACGGCACACGACCCTCGAACGATGACGTGCTCACCGAACGGAGCCCACGATGA
- a CDS encoding LysR family transcriptional regulator encodes MELNQIRAFVAVAEELHFGRAAERLGMAQPPLSRTIRALETELDASLFHRTTRTVALSPAGSALFEPAKHMLATQRAALESVHRSSTGRMGQVRFGYSHPSSRDLAAALVAASQRHSPGISFHLESRVYADEGLERIMDGSLDLALVRWRERPPLIAGRPVQIERPCVAVPRDHRLAGRTSVNVDELRDERFVFLPSRPNSNLRETSMRLCLDAGFSPKVVQEAPDSQSIAALVAAGMGVAITFDSVAAGYGSDVTAVPVNAPTESTKLYLAYRLDHQDAALETVLDIAEAVLPTVR; translated from the coding sequence ATGGAATTGAACCAGATCCGCGCCTTCGTCGCGGTCGCCGAGGAACTGCATTTCGGCAGGGCCGCCGAACGGCTCGGAATGGCGCAGCCGCCGCTGTCTCGGACCATTCGCGCCCTCGAAACCGAGCTCGATGCGTCGCTGTTCCATCGCACGACCCGAACGGTCGCTCTCTCTCCGGCCGGCTCCGCCCTGTTCGAACCGGCCAAGCACATGCTCGCGACCCAGCGAGCGGCCCTCGAGTCGGTGCATCGGTCCTCCACGGGACGGATGGGGCAGGTGAGGTTCGGGTATTCCCATCCCTCGTCCAGAGACCTCGCTGCGGCCCTGGTCGCGGCCTCGCAGAGGCACAGCCCCGGCATCTCCTTCCACCTCGAGTCGCGGGTCTATGCCGATGAAGGGCTCGAACGGATCATGGACGGCAGCCTCGATCTCGCGCTGGTCCGCTGGCGGGAGCGCCCGCCGCTCATCGCCGGACGTCCCGTGCAGATCGAGCGCCCCTGCGTGGCCGTACCCCGAGATCACCGGCTGGCCGGCCGGACGTCGGTCAACGTCGACGAGCTCCGCGATGAGCGTTTCGTCTTCCTCCCGTCCCGGCCGAACTCCAATCTGCGGGAGACGAGCATGCGCCTGTGCCTCGACGCCGGGTTCTCGCCGAAGGTGGTCCAGGAGGCGCCCGATTCGCAGTCGATCGCCGCCTTGGTCGCTGCGGGCATGGGTGTCGCGATCACCTTCGACTCGGTGGCGGCCGGGTACGGTTCGGATGTCACTGCGGTCCCCGTCAACGCCCCGACCGAGTCCACCAAGCTCTATCTCGCGTATCGCCTCGACCACCAGGATGCCGCGCTGGAGACAGTCCTCGACATCGCCGAGGCGGTCCTGCCGACCGTGCGGTGA
- a CDS encoding NUDIX domain-containing protein, with translation MPNLTRVAVRIVLLDSESRVLLFEGRDLSDAQDSIRFWFTAGGGSDANETPPETADRELLEETGMSGIDLVGPFHRREFDLLNHGEPQHQVEHFLPRGLMIQT, from the coding sequence ATGCCCAACCTAACCCGTGTCGCCGTCCGTATCGTCCTTCTCGACTCGGAATCGCGGGTCCTGCTCTTCGAAGGGCGCGACCTCTCCGATGCTCAGGACAGCATCCGCTTCTGGTTCACCGCCGGCGGGGGCAGCGATGCGAACGAAACCCCGCCGGAGACCGCTGACCGTGAGCTGCTCGAAGAGACGGGCATGTCCGGCATCGACCTGGTCGGGCCGTTCCACCGGCGCGAGTTCGACTTACTCAACCACGGCGAACCTCAGCACCAGGTCGAGCACTTTTTGCCGCGAGGACTGATGATACAGACCTGA
- a CDS encoding alpha/beta fold hydrolase, with translation MRDAAADLGESIRIPQSEGVLRVITRGVKGPPVLLLSGAGNDNISLSWRRAIPVLAESHCVYALDWPKQGGSVPWDGVADHERMLRCIDAVLDHFDLDEVSLVGLSQGGAIALGYAIERPQSVDRLVTLAPGGVISFPPVIHQLLWVMAKSQFLNRTLPSWIFRSRAACAWFARTSLFAGPVNDFDEIVDEYHADVIENGSGSSDWQNRSIGFLNMNVDLRPRLHEIQCPTLIIQGSNDIGIAPKHTRTATESIPNATFELIEGAGHWANRQCAETVNTLISAFLRP, from the coding sequence ATGCGTGACGCAGCGGCCGATCTGGGAGAATCAATACGGATTCCGCAATCTGAGGGGGTGCTTCGCGTCATCACTCGAGGAGTGAAGGGGCCTCCGGTGCTGCTGCTGAGCGGTGCCGGTAATGACAACATCTCGCTCAGCTGGCGACGAGCCATACCGGTGTTGGCGGAGTCGCATTGTGTCTATGCTCTGGATTGGCCGAAACAAGGCGGGTCGGTCCCCTGGGACGGAGTCGCAGACCACGAGAGGATGCTGCGGTGTATAGATGCCGTCCTCGACCACTTCGACCTTGACGAGGTGTCGCTGGTCGGGCTCTCGCAGGGAGGCGCAATTGCCCTCGGATACGCGATCGAACGACCGCAGAGCGTCGACCGGTTAGTCACGCTCGCACCCGGCGGCGTCATATCGTTTCCGCCGGTCATTCATCAGCTGCTTTGGGTGATGGCAAAATCTCAGTTCCTCAACCGCACGTTGCCATCATGGATCTTCCGCAGCCGAGCGGCATGCGCATGGTTCGCGCGAACCAGCCTATTCGCGGGGCCAGTGAACGATTTTGACGAGATCGTCGACGAGTACCACGCTGATGTCATCGAGAACGGATCCGGTTCTTCCGATTGGCAGAACCGGTCGATTGGATTCTTGAATATGAATGTCGACTTGCGTCCTCGTCTACACGAAATTCAGTGTCCAACTCTGATCATCCAGGGCAGCAACGACATCGGTATTGCCCCGAAACACACCCGAACGGCGACGGAGTCGATCCCCAATGCCACCTTCGAACTCATCGAAGGGGCAGGTCATTGGGCTAACCGCCAATGTGCTGAAACGGTCAATACTCTCATCAGCGCGTTTCTGAGGCCTTGA